In Frederiksenia canicola, the sequence CAAGCCATCGTACGTTGGTCGGCAATGCCGGGGGCGAGCCGTCATCATTGGGGGACGGAAGTGGATATTTTCGACCCTGATTTACTTCCCACAGGACAAAAATTGCAGCTTGAGCCGTGGGAATACCAAACAGGTGGTTATTTTCAACAGCTGACCAACTGGCTGTTGGTCAATGCCGAGCAATTCGGTTTCTCTTTTCCGTTTATGGAGCGAGACGACAAAAAAATCGGAGTGGAACCGTGGCATTTGAGCTATTTCCCGATTGCTGACCTTTACGAGCGGTCATTTTCACCCGATCTTTTGCAAATGGCGTGGCAAGGAGAAGAAATTCAAGGCAAAAGCACACTGATTGCCCATTTAGACGAGATTTTTGAACACTATATTCTATGACAGCTATTCAACTGATTAACGAGAGCGACAACCTAGACAAATTTCAAGCCATTTGCGACAAATGGCAGCTTGTTCACGACAGCTCTGCGATTTTAGCCTTAGTTTTAACCAACGAACGTTTGGAACTCCGCAAACTGGATGAGCCAAAATTAGGGGCAATCGCGGTCAATTTTGTGGATGGTACAATGGCTCATCGGCGGAAATTTGGCGGCGGACGAGGTGAAGCCGTTGCCAAAGCGGTGGGGATCAAAGGCGACTATTTGCCAACGGTGATCGACGCCACCGCAGGCTTAGGGCGTGATGCCTTCGTACTGGCGGCAATCGGCTGCAAAGTGACATTAGTGGAACGCCACCCTGTGGTTTGTGCTTTGCTGGAGGACGGCTTAGTGCGAGCCTATCAAGATGCGGAAATCGGCGAATTTATGCAACAGCGGATGCAGCTATTGCCCGTTCGTTCCATTAGTGAGCTCGATCCTGCGACGGATTTTGCCGATGTGGTCTACCTCGACCCGATGTATCCGCACAAACAGAAAAGTGCGTTGGTCAAAAAAGAGATGCGCGTATTTCAGCATTTAGTGGGGGCGGATTTAGACAGCGATGATTTCTTTGCACCTGCCAAACAGCTCGCCTGCAAGCGGGTAGTGGTTAAACGCCCCGACTATGCCCCCTTCTTAGCCGCACAAAAACCCGATTTCAGCCAAGAGACCAAAAACCATCGGTTTGATGTGTATCTTTCGCATCTTACTAAAAGCTAATACAAGCGGTCACTTCCCTATCATTTTTTGCAATTATTGCCGTGTTATAAATAAATTGTGACAGTTACTATAAAAAACTGACCTAATTATTTATAATATTTAACCAATTTTTGTATCTTTATATGATTAAAGGGGAATTTATGAGCACTTTATTACGCAGTGGTGATATAAAGGACTATACGGCACTTGGACGAGATGGACAGGCAGTCTATACCGTTGCAAGCCAACTCCGTGACGCCATTCGATTTAAACGTGGTCGCATGATGGCGGAATATCTTGCCATTCCACAACGTAATGATTCAGGCAGTAAAATTGATTGGTATGTTCCCTTTGAATCAAGTAATCCAGACGGCTCCTATTTTATTATTCCCTGGACATCCGCCACCCAAGAAGAACGCGATAAAGCTTTAGCTGAGTTGGATATTTTTAAATCCAATATGTTAGATTTAGGCAAAGAGTTAGCCCATTCGCCCAATACACAAAAAGGCGACCAGCTGCTTTTTTCTCGTCTGCTCTACTCCGAAAATGCACCGTTCAATGAACAACTCAAAGCCATTCGCTTTCCCAACGAAGAACATATCTATTTAGTCAATGATCGCCCCGTAATCACTGGTTGGGGATTTATTGAGAAAAATAAATCACCTTATGATGACCCGTTTTTAGCGTTACGCCCAGCGATTCGACCGCCCGTTGCCCCTGTCGCAACACCAGAAGTCGCTCCTGCCCCACCCGTTATCGAAGAACACAATAAATGCCGTTGGCTGCTTACCCGTTGGTGGTTCTGGCTTCCACTATTGTTACTGCTTGGTTTACTTGGGTATTATTTATACACCAAATGGTGGATTCCAAAAGCCAACATCAAAAATGCGGCGACAACGACACAAACAACATCAAACAATACCGCCAAAGCTAATCCGAACAAAAAAGCACCGTGTGTGCTTTATCAAGTGGACGGCATTCTACGTGATGAGAAAGGCAAAATTGTGATCCGAAATAGTGAAAACTGTCTGGTGATTACGGATGCCAACAAAATTCCGTACCGCTGGGTAAATAATCGTTGGGTAAATACTGCAACAGGCGAAGCGATTACGGATCCGACTCTTTTGCAAAATTTAGCCACAAACCCACCGCTTGCAGAGCAAAACCTGCCGACGGATCCAACGAAATCCACCGCACCAGTGGTTGGAAACGATCCTAATAGTGGTAAAACAGATGAACTCAAAAATGGCACACAAACACTGCCAGAAACCGCTACGCCAAATGCCGCTCAAAATACAGCAAATTCTCCTGCAAATAATGCCGCCAATGGTGGAAATCCAAATTCGCAGCCATCGAATACTCCAGCGGCTAAAGAATTGGCGTTGGATCCAACTGCCTTAGCGGCAGGCAAAACGGATTTCTTGAACGGCAATTGGAATGCCGGTGCAGGTATTCAAGATAAAGCAACAGGTAAACCACTTAAACTGAGCTACAGCTTTAAAGATGGTCAAGGCAAAGTAACCTTAAGTCGTGGTGATGGCGTCACCTGTTCAGGTGCGGTAAATGCTGCCGCAGCCAAAGGCGGGTTGAATATCAACAATGCTGGTATTGCGAATTGTACTGACGGTTCAACCTATCAATTGCCAAACGTTGTTTGCAAACCGACTACATCTGGTGTGGCTGACTGTAGCGGTAGCTATGGCTCAGGCAAAGCCTTTCCAATGTCAATGAAAACAAATTAATCCAAATTAAGAAGGTAACTCATGCTTCCAGATTTACAACAATATGGCAAAGAACTTTCCTTAGTAATGAATAGTGGTATTCAATTTATTGATTTTGCTCTGAAAATTGACTGGAAAGACAAAGTATGGCGTGAGAAGAATATGGGTAACTTTATTTCTTCTGCTAATCACGGACCATTGCGTCGCTTACTGTTGAGCAAAACCGGAGAAGGATATTGCGATTCCGCTAAGCCTGACATGATGGTGCGTGTTGAACAGGAAATTAGCGTTGAAGACTCACTCAAACTGTTTGATGGCGTTTGGTTACCCGTCCCAGTATTACGCAGTATTCCACCTGATCGCTTTGATGAAGGCCCTTATAACTGGGCAAGAATGCGAATTATCAAACTGGATACGCCAGATAATGACGGTAATTCACATCGAGTTACCCTTGCATTTGATACTAAAATTTTCAGTAATAATCAAAACACGGCCTATTTAGCCCCAACAGATGAAGATGTCCGTTCAGGGACAACTTTCTCTTTTGCCTATCAATCGAACCATATTTCTTGGTTCTTGGATTTCAAATGGATCAATGATTGGTTACTTGAACTGTTTACCGAACTTGCTCCAGAGCCAGATCGCTTAAAAATTCACCCTGATGATTTAGCACTCGATATCAACAACCGTGTTCATCAAGGGCACTATCTCAATTTACTTGCCTTGGTTGGCGAAGAAATTGAAATTCCTCGCTTTAAAATTGCCTCAAACAAACGTGATGACATTACCAAGGCCATTCCCGTTGATATGATTTTGGATGT encodes:
- a CDS encoding M15 family metallopeptidase — encoded protein: MNHFAILTGKSRAHLVPLPNPLSPNHFLQAEAVSAFLTMQKAAKAAGFNLQPASTFRDFERQKLIWNGKFCGERKVHDDNGCTIDLSGLDDWQKIQAIVRWSAMPGASRHHWGTEVDIFDPDLLPTGQKLQLEPWEYQTGGYFQQLTNWLLVNAEQFGFSFPFMERDDKKIGVEPWHLSYFPIADLYERSFSPDLLQMAWQGEEIQGKSTLIAHLDEIFEHYIL
- a CDS encoding class I SAM-dependent methyltransferase, with product MTAIQLINESDNLDKFQAICDKWQLVHDSSAILALVLTNERLELRKLDEPKLGAIAVNFVDGTMAHRRKFGGGRGEAVAKAVGIKGDYLPTVIDATAGLGRDAFVLAAIGCKVTLVERHPVVCALLEDGLVRAYQDAEIGEFMQQRMQLLPVRSISELDPATDFADVVYLDPMYPHKQKSALVKKEMRVFQHLVGADLDSDDFFAPAKQLACKRVVVKRPDYAPFLAAQKPDFSQETKNHRFDVYLSHLTKS
- a CDS encoding SrfA family protein — translated: MSTLLRSGDIKDYTALGRDGQAVYTVASQLRDAIRFKRGRMMAEYLAIPQRNDSGSKIDWYVPFESSNPDGSYFIIPWTSATQEERDKALAELDIFKSNMLDLGKELAHSPNTQKGDQLLFSRLLYSENAPFNEQLKAIRFPNEEHIYLVNDRPVITGWGFIEKNKSPYDDPFLALRPAIRPPVAPVATPEVAPAPPVIEEHNKCRWLLTRWWFWLPLLLLLGLLGYYLYTKWWIPKANIKNAATTTQTTSNNTAKANPNKKAPCVLYQVDGILRDEKGKIVIRNSENCLVITDANKIPYRWVNNRWVNTATGEAITDPTLLQNLATNPPLAEQNLPTDPTKSTAPVVGNDPNSGKTDELKNGTQTLPETATPNAAQNTANSPANNAANGGNPNSQPSNTPAAKELALDPTALAAGKTDFLNGNWNAGAGIQDKATGKPLKLSYSFKDGQGKVTLSRGDGVTCSGAVNAAAAKGGLNINNAGIANCTDGSTYQLPNVVCKPTTSGVADCSGSYGSGKAFPMSMKTN